One Jeotgalicoccus saudimassiliensis DNA window includes the following coding sequences:
- a CDS encoding alpha-ketoacid dehydrogenase subunit beta translates to MAKLSYLDAIRDALFVAMEQDDDVFVLGEDVGKKGGVFKVTEGLQEKFGEMRVLDTPLAESNIVGTSVGAAMMGKRPVAEIQFAEYILPAVNQILNEAAKIRYRSDNDWSAPMVIRAPFGGGIHGALYHSQSIESIFVSTPGLKVVAPSTPADAKGLLMAAIKDNDPVLFFEHKKAYRLLKGEVPEGDYTIPLGKADVKREGDDITVITYGLCVNYAMQAAEQLANDGYQAEILDLRTLYPLDKESIIKAASKTGKVLLITEDNLEGSLISEVSAIIGENCLYDLDAPIMRLAGPDVPSMPYAPPMEDYFMINPEKIYNKMLELSEY, encoded by the coding sequence ATGGCTAAGTTGTCTTATCTCGATGCAATACGCGACGCACTGTTTGTCGCGATGGAACAGGACGATGATGTTTTTGTATTAGGTGAGGACGTTGGTAAAAAAGGCGGCGTCTTTAAAGTGACAGAAGGACTTCAGGAGAAGTTCGGGGAAATGCGCGTGCTCGATACACCGCTTGCTGAAAGTAATATTGTCGGGACGAGTGTCGGCGCTGCGATGATGGGTAAACGACCGGTTGCGGAAATTCAATTCGCTGAATATATTCTGCCGGCAGTGAACCAGATTTTAAACGAGGCGGCGAAAATCCGCTACCGTTCGGATAACGACTGGAGTGCGCCGATGGTTATCCGCGCGCCGTTCGGCGGGGGAATTCACGGTGCACTCTACCATTCGCAGTCAATCGAATCGATTTTTGTTTCGACACCGGGACTTAAAGTTGTTGCGCCGTCGACGCCGGCGGATGCCAAAGGATTATTAATGGCTGCAATTAAAGACAACGATCCGGTATTATTTTTTGAACATAAAAAAGCGTACCGTCTGTTAAAAGGCGAAGTGCCGGAAGGCGACTATACAATTCCATTGGGCAAAGCCGATGTTAAACGAGAAGGCGATGACATTACCGTCATTACCTACGGTTTGTGTGTAAACTATGCAATGCAGGCGGCAGAACAGCTCGCAAACGACGGCTATCAGGCGGAAATTCTCGACCTGCGCACACTGTATCCGCTGGATAAAGAATCGATTATTAAAGCGGCTTCGAAAACAGGGAAAGTTCTGCTCATTACAGAAGACAACCTCGAAGGCAGTCTGATCAGTGAAGTATCTGCAATTATCGGTGAAAACTGTCTGTACGACCTGGACGCGCCGATTATGCGCCTTGCAGGTCCTGACGTGCCGTCGATGCCGTATGCACCGCCGATGGAAGATTACTTTATGATCAATCCGGAAAAAATCTACAATAAAATGCTCGAACTGAGCGAGTATTAA
- a CDS encoding dihydrolipoamide acetyltransferase family protein, whose translation MTEITMPKLGESVTEGTIENWLVKVGDHVSEYDPVCEVNTAKVTAEVPSVYDGVITEILVQEGETVEVGVPIYKIEVDGAAEETEPEDEAVSEDTAPKEKPVKQSKPAAAGQPGDRRLSPVVMRLIGEHNINIDELQGTGFKGRITKKDVEKYLADGPKEQPAIEAAAQEDKAPVQPAASSVKSGESIKVSGVRKEIARRMVQSKTEIPHAWLMMEVDATNLVNLRNKHKARFKEQEGYNLTFFSFFVKAVSEVLKDYPILNSSWDGDTITVHDDINLSIAVANEDKLFVPVIKNADERSLTGIAKSISTLANKARSNKLTGDDMAGGTFTVNNTGAFGSVQSMGIINQPQVAILQVESIIKKPVFIGDMLAARHMVNLCLSIDHRVLDGLVAGQFLKAVKEKIENLDPDADSVY comes from the coding sequence ATGACGGAAATTACAATGCCAAAACTCGGGGAAAGTGTTACCGAGGGAACGATAGAAAACTGGCTGGTGAAAGTTGGCGATCATGTCAGCGAATACGATCCGGTCTGTGAAGTCAACACAGCTAAAGTCACTGCAGAAGTACCTTCAGTGTACGACGGTGTCATTACGGAAATCCTCGTACAGGAAGGGGAAACTGTCGAAGTCGGCGTGCCGATCTATAAAATTGAAGTGGACGGCGCCGCCGAGGAAACTGAACCGGAGGACGAGGCAGTGTCTGAAGATACTGCACCAAAAGAAAAACCTGTTAAACAGAGTAAGCCTGCTGCAGCCGGACAGCCGGGAGACCGCAGACTGTCACCTGTAGTGATGCGTTTAATCGGTGAGCATAATATTAACATCGATGAGCTTCAGGGTACCGGCTTTAAGGGCCGTATTACAAAAAAAGATGTTGAAAAATATCTTGCAGACGGTCCGAAAGAACAGCCGGCAATTGAAGCTGCAGCACAGGAAGATAAAGCACCGGTTCAGCCGGCGGCATCTTCAGTGAAAAGCGGGGAATCGATTAAAGTCTCAGGTGTCCGTAAGGAAATTGCACGCCGCATGGTTCAGTCGAAAACAGAAATCCCTCATGCATGGCTTATGATGGAAGTGGATGCGACAAACCTTGTCAACCTGCGCAACAAGCATAAGGCACGTTTTAAAGAGCAGGAAGGGTACAACTTAACATTTTTCAGTTTCTTCGTTAAGGCGGTATCTGAAGTGCTGAAAGACTATCCGATACTGAACAGTTCATGGGACGGTGACACGATTACTGTCCACGACGATATTAACTTATCTATTGCAGTCGCAAACGAAGATAAATTATTCGTACCTGTCATTAAAAATGCAGATGAGCGTTCATTAACGGGTATCGCAAAATCTATCAGCACGCTTGCAAATAAAGCGCGCTCAAATAAATTAACAGGTGATGATATGGCCGGCGGCACGTTCACTGTAAACAATACAGGTGCATTCGGATCCGTTCAGTCGATGGGCATTATCAATCAGCCGCAGGTTGCTATTTTGCAGGTTGAATCTATCATCAAGAAACCGGTCTTTATCGGAGATATGCTCGCAGCACGCCACATGGTGAACCTGTGTCTGTCAATTGACCACCGCGTTCTCGACGGGCTGGTTGCCGGACAGTTCCTGAAAGCAGTCAAAGAGAAAATTGAAAATCTTGATCCGGATGCCGATTCGGTTTATTAA
- a CDS encoding BrxA/BrxB family bacilliredoxin: MELDFNLYMQDLVQNARNELTEAGYTQLLTPDDVDAHLNKEGTALVMVNSVCGCAGGIARPAAIHSLNYDKLPDQILTVFAGQDKEATEQMRDKAPDYLPSSPSFAFFKDGEIVDMIERHQIEGHEIMSVITGLQAWFEEHGKEA; the protein is encoded by the coding sequence ATGGAATTAGATTTTAATTTATACATGCAGGATTTAGTTCAGAATGCACGTAACGAATTAACTGAAGCAGGCTATACTCAGCTTTTAACACCTGACGATGTTGATGCACATTTAAACAAAGAGGGTACTGCTCTCGTTATGGTTAACTCTGTGTGCGGCTGTGCCGGCGGTATTGCACGCCCTGCAGCAATTCACTCGTTAAACTACGACAAGCTTCCGGACCAGATTCTGACTGTATTTGCCGGACAGGATAAAGAAGCAACTGAACAGATGCGCGACAAAGCACCTGATTATTTACCATCTTCTCCTTCATTTGCGTTCTTTAAAGACGGTGAAATCGTCGATATGATCGAACGCCACCAGATTGAAGGCCACGAAATCATGAGCGTGATTACTGGTCTTCAGGCATGGTTTGAAGAGCACGGCAAAGAAGCGTAA
- the prli42 gene encoding stressosome-associated protein Prli42 → MGNKKVQRLIIWFMIVLIVVSGLLMGVSYLTSF, encoded by the coding sequence ATGGGCAATAAAAAAGTTCAGAGACTGATCATATGGTTTATGATAGTTCTCATCGTAGTGTCGGGCCTCTTAATGGGCGTCAGCTACTTAACTTCATTCTAA